In the Shewanella sp. OMA3-2 genome, one interval contains:
- a CDS encoding ABC-F family ATPase yields MISTANITMQFGPEPLFENISAQFGHGNRYGLIGANGCGKSTFMKILSGELAPTSGNVSISPGLKVGTLNQNQFAFENYSVVDAVIMGDVALWKVKQERDSIYAQTEMSDEDGMRVGDLESQFAEMDGYSAESRAGEILLEAGIEESFHYGLMAQVAPGWKLRVLLAQALFANPDILLLDEPTNNLDIHTISWLATELNKRKCTMIIISHDRHFLNSVCTHMADIDYGELRIYPGNYEYFLAQSSLLREQLLAGNAKKSAEIDELQDFVNRFGANASKAKQASSRAKKMDKIKLDDVKSSSRITPSIRFTECKKLHRQALVLEELGHGFDNVLFEHGDLILDAGSKLAIIGENGVGKTTLLRCLVEEIKHNHGRIKWSENAAIGYCPQDSSADFDNDMTLFDWMSLWRTPKHNDLMVRGMLGRLLFTEDDANKKVRNCSGGEKNRLLFGKLMMMDVNVLIMDEPTNHMDMEAIEALNQALKLFEGTLIFVSHDREFVSSLATRIIDVKDKKLVNFHGTFDEYLASQPQL; encoded by the coding sequence TTGATTTCTACCGCAAATATTACTATGCAGTTTGGCCCAGAGCCGTTGTTTGAAAACATTTCGGCCCAATTTGGCCACGGCAATCGTTATGGCTTGATTGGTGCTAATGGTTGTGGCAAATCCACATTCATGAAAATTCTCAGTGGTGAACTGGCGCCAACATCTGGCAACGTTTCAATTTCGCCAGGTTTAAAAGTCGGTACATTGAATCAAAACCAATTTGCTTTTGAAAACTATAGCGTGGTTGACGCGGTGATCATGGGTGATGTGGCACTATGGAAAGTCAAACAAGAACGCGACAGCATTTATGCTCAAACAGAGATGAGTGATGAAGACGGCATGCGCGTCGGGGACTTAGAAAGCCAATTTGCAGAAATGGACGGTTATAGCGCTGAAAGTCGCGCTGGCGAAATCCTGTTAGAAGCGGGTATTGAAGAGTCATTTCACTATGGCCTAATGGCACAGGTTGCCCCAGGTTGGAAGCTGCGAGTGTTATTAGCACAAGCATTATTTGCCAACCCCGACATATTGTTACTTGACGAACCTACCAACAACTTGGACATTCACACCATTAGTTGGCTTGCCACCGAGTTAAACAAACGTAAATGCACCATGATTATTATTTCCCATGACAGGCATTTTTTAAACTCAGTTTGTACCCATATGGCGGATATCGATTATGGTGAGCTGCGTATTTACCCAGGTAATTACGAGTATTTTCTCGCACAATCAAGTTTACTACGTGAACAGCTACTGGCTGGTAACGCCAAAAAGAGCGCTGAAATTGACGAGTTACAAGACTTCGTTAACCGCTTTGGTGCTAATGCTTCTAAAGCCAAACAAGCCAGCTCTCGCGCTAAAAAGATGGATAAAATTAAACTTGATGATGTTAAATCATCAAGCCGTATCACTCCGTCTATCCGCTTTACTGAATGTAAAAAGTTACATCGCCAAGCATTAGTGTTAGAAGAACTGGGACATGGTTTTGATAACGTATTATTTGAACATGGCGATCTTATTTTAGATGCAGGTTCAAAACTGGCCATTATTGGTGAAAATGGCGTGGGTAAAACAACCCTATTACGTTGTTTAGTTGAAGAAATCAAACACAACCATGGTCGCATTAAATGGTCTGAAAATGCCGCCATTGGCTATTGCCCGCAGGACAGCAGCGCAGATTTTGATAATGACATGACTTTATTTGACTGGATGTCATTATGGCGCACACCTAAACACAACGACCTTATGGTACGTGGTATGTTAGGTCGTTTATTATTCACTGAAGACGATGCGAACAAAAAAGTACGTAACTGTTCTGGTGGTGAGAAAAACCGCCTGTTATTCGGTAAGTTAATGATGATGGACGTTAACGTATTGATAATGGACGAGCCAACTAACCACATGGACATGGAAGCCATTGAAGCACTTAACCAAGCCTTGAAATTATTTGAAGGCACATTAATTTTTGTCAGCCATGACCGTGAGTTTGTGTCATCACTTGCCACACGCATTATTGATGTTAAAGATAAAAAACTGGTTAACTTCCACGGTACATTTGATGAATACCTTGCGAGCCAACCACAGTTGTAA
- a CDS encoding peptidase U32 family protein, whose product MNRKIELLAPGGDVDAIKAAIIAGANAVYCGLETFNARNRAANLTFDDLIGVISLAHQYQCEVFLTMNIVILENEIPTLVKLLNQLVNTGIDGIIVQDLALFHLVNKHFPSLLVHASTQLTTHNEGQIGFLAKVGATRVNLSREMNLTEIKSLTRYAHDLDVLTEVFVHGALCIAFSGQCYSSSVSVGNSGNRGRCSQACRDEYDITAAGNKFPLNLKDNSAYFDLPELVDAGVDSLKIEGRIKGAQYVHTVVDSWRKQIDKFVESGKLLSDDSNLYKVFNRDFTNSFLKGNLTKDMFIDNPRDNSFKHANDKSNAISVVQIHEAQQMLSSDKDAIVSLVADKVSQLSIEKTALSLRFSGQLNQPLTLTAITKNSTVEIQSTVALTIATDSRIDEAAIVKRFKSLKHSEFELLPFNFDGLDSDLSIPFSQLTQMKNQLLFKLTQREYIGAVTLPALINHPKISSQPTLSLLISDEKDVDLCDVTNADIYFKLPESFKVNDNKYIDIFLRNPRLIPWFPAVLIGKDYLESVRLLETVKPKRIVSNNTGVAFVAINMGIEWIAGPFLNTTNSYALLTLQEQLNCAGAFISNEINRNQIKNIARPKNFKMLYSIYHPILMMTSRQCFFQQTVGCNKPSIEDGCMLKCEKATTITNVKGISFAVDKQKGGYPSIYNHEQFLNIDAVEDLSYMFDEFFIDLTDIGSGSKAKIDKVELVSHFEKVLQGITDSKTSLKQLVTISTNAQYQQGL is encoded by the coding sequence ATGAATAGAAAAATCGAATTATTAGCACCAGGCGGGGATGTAGATGCAATTAAAGCAGCGATTATTGCTGGTGCCAATGCCGTATATTGTGGTTTAGAAACCTTTAACGCACGTAACCGTGCCGCTAACCTTACCTTTGATGATCTTATTGGGGTGATTTCGCTAGCACATCAATATCAATGTGAAGTGTTTTTAACCATGAATATCGTCATTCTTGAAAACGAAATTCCTACTTTAGTTAAATTACTTAATCAACTGGTTAATACTGGTATCGATGGCATCATTGTTCAAGATTTAGCTTTATTTCACTTAGTTAATAAACACTTCCCAAGCTTACTTGTACACGCATCCACACAGTTAACCACCCATAATGAAGGTCAAATTGGCTTTTTAGCCAAAGTGGGCGCTACCCGTGTTAATTTGTCGCGTGAAATGAATCTAACCGAAATTAAAAGCCTGACCCGTTATGCACACGATTTAGACGTACTCACCGAAGTGTTTGTTCATGGAGCACTGTGTATTGCGTTTTCTGGCCAGTGCTATTCAAGTTCAGTCAGTGTGGGCAACTCAGGTAACCGTGGCCGTTGTAGCCAGGCGTGTCGAGATGAGTATGACATTACTGCGGCGGGTAATAAATTTCCACTTAACCTTAAAGATAATTCAGCTTATTTTGACTTGCCCGAATTAGTGGACGCTGGGGTTGACTCGTTAAAAATTGAGGGCCGCATTAAAGGCGCACAATACGTTCACACCGTTGTGGATAGCTGGCGTAAGCAAATTGATAAGTTTGTTGAATCAGGTAAATTGCTGTCAGATGACTCAAATCTTTATAAAGTATTTAACCGCGACTTTACTAACTCCTTTTTAAAGGGCAACCTGACCAAAGACATGTTTATCGACAATCCGCGCGATAATAGCTTTAAACATGCCAATGATAAAAGTAATGCCATTTCAGTGGTACAAATCCACGAAGCGCAACAAATGCTTTCTTCAGACAAAGATGCCATTGTGTCATTGGTGGCCGATAAAGTCAGTCAGCTCAGTATTGAAAAAACCGCCTTGTCACTGCGTTTTTCAGGTCAACTGAATCAACCACTAACCCTTACCGCAATTACAAAAAACAGCACGGTTGAAATTCAATCAACTGTAGCGCTAACCATAGCAACGGATTCACGCATTGATGAAGCGGCGATAGTGAAGCGCTTTAAAAGCCTTAAGCACAGTGAGTTTGAGCTGTTACCGTTTAACTTTGATGGCCTGGATAGTGACTTAAGCATTCCTTTTAGCCAGCTTACACAAATGAAAAACCAATTATTATTCAAGCTAACTCAAAGAGAATACATTGGCGCAGTAACCTTACCGGCATTGATTAACCACCCCAAAATCAGCAGTCAGCCAACTTTATCATTGCTTATCAGTGATGAAAAAGATGTTGATTTATGTGATGTCACAAACGCAGATATTTACTTTAAATTACCTGAAAGCTTTAAAGTAAATGACAACAAGTATATTGATATATTTCTGCGTAACCCTAGGTTAATCCCGTGGTTTCCAGCTGTTCTGATTGGTAAAGATTACCTTGAGTCCGTTAGATTGTTAGAAACGGTAAAGCCTAAGCGCATTGTCAGCAACAATACTGGCGTAGCATTTGTTGCCATAAACATGGGCATTGAGTGGATTGCAGGGCCCTTCCTCAACACCACTAACTCTTATGCCTTATTAACCCTACAAGAACAGCTTAATTGCGCCGGTGCATTTATTTCAAATGAAATAAACCGTAATCAAATTAAAAATATAGCCAGACCGAAAAACTTTAAAATGCTTTACAGCATTTATCACCCTATTTTGATGATGACCAGCAGACAGTGCTTCTTTCAACAAACTGTAGGCTGTAACAAGCCCAGTATTGAAGATGGTTGTATGCTTAAATGTGAAAAAGCCACTACCATTACAAATGTTAAAGGTATTTCATTTGCGGTTGATAAACAAAAAGGCGGTTACCCAAGTATTTACAACCACGAGCAATTCTTAAATATTGACGCGGTTGAAGACTTATCCTATATGTTTGATGAGTTTTTTATCGATTTAACCGATATAGGCTCAGGCTCTAAAGCTAAAATAGATAAAGTGGAATTAGTCAGCCACTTTGAAAAAGTATTACAGGGCATTACTGATTCAAAAACTAGCCTTAAACAGTTAGTTACTATTTCAACCAATGCTCAATATCAGCAAGGGTTGTAA
- a CDS encoding pseudouridine synthase, whose product MRLDKFVLKSTLCTKSEVTEQISLGHIRVNGAVNTDITSQVHEDNVIQLNGQTLVTRPFRYMLMHKQADTLCSNVDGHYPSLLNNIDINHKDELHIVGRLDADTTGLVLITDDGRWSYNITRPECVCTKVYRVQLAKPINIDAVALFKQGILLQGESKPTLPAELIIMSAKEVLLSLTEGRYHQVKRMFFAIGNRVNALHRQQIGNVSLDIVAGEWRDLTADEVSSFQ is encoded by the coding sequence ATGCGGCTAGATAAATTTGTGCTTAAAAGTACATTGTGTACAAAATCAGAGGTTACTGAACAAATTAGTCTGGGTCATATTAGGGTAAATGGTGCAGTGAATACTGATATAACAAGTCAGGTGCATGAAGATAATGTGATTCAATTAAATGGTCAGACACTGGTAACTAGGCCATTTCGTTATATGTTGATGCATAAACAAGCCGATACACTTTGTTCAAATGTCGATGGTCATTACCCTTCATTGTTGAATAATATTGATATTAATCACAAAGACGAGCTGCACATTGTTGGGCGCTTAGATGCCGATACCACAGGATTAGTGCTGATAACTGACGATGGCCGTTGGTCATATAATATTACTCGACCTGAATGTGTTTGCACAAAAGTGTATCGAGTACAATTAGCCAAACCGATTAATATTGATGCTGTGGCACTGTTTAAACAAGGCATATTGCTCCAAGGAGAGAGCAAACCGACACTACCCGCTGAGCTGATTATAATGAGTGCAAAAGAGGTGTTGTTATCGCTTACAGAGGGTCGGTATCATCAAGTTAAAAGAATGTTTTTTGCCATAGGTAATAGAGTTAACGCTCTGCATCGTCAACAAATAGGTAATGTAAGTCTTGATATAGTTGCCGGTGAATGGCGTGACTTAACAGCAGATGAAGTCAGTTCCTTTCAGTAA
- a CDS encoding alpha/beta fold hydrolase produces MPDRSVEQLKPKWAQPPSQFIEIAGLQIHLRDEGPREDPTPIVLLHGTSSSLHTWDGWVNALKDERQVIRFDLPGFGLTGPTVDSNYSIENYCRIVVEVLDMLKVDRAILVGNSLGGYVSWATAVFYPDRVAKLVLIDSSGYPFEAKSIPIGFSIASTPILNKLMQQVLPRGMVESSVKNVYGNPESVTPELVSRYFDLTTRTGNRQALVERLQQIRPGQLVPRISELNLSTLIIWGQQDRLIPPDIADRFHRDIIGSQLVRFNELGHVPQEEDPHRTVNAFKAFLTQQTQD; encoded by the coding sequence GTGCCTGATCGATCTGTTGAGCAACTTAAACCCAAATGGGCACAACCACCATCACAATTCATTGAAATTGCAGGCCTGCAGATCCACCTAAGAGATGAAGGCCCCCGTGAAGATCCAACTCCAATTGTGCTTTTGCATGGTACGAGTTCATCGCTGCATACTTGGGATGGTTGGGTTAATGCGTTAAAGGATGAGCGCCAGGTTATTCGATTTGACTTACCTGGTTTTGGCTTAACGGGTCCCACTGTAGACAGCAACTACAGTATAGAAAACTATTGTCGCATTGTTGTCGAAGTGCTCGATATGCTTAAGGTTGACCGCGCTATTTTGGTTGGTAATTCCCTTGGGGGTTATGTGTCGTGGGCTACGGCAGTATTTTATCCTGATCGCGTAGCCAAGTTAGTGTTGATTGACTCGAGTGGATATCCATTTGAAGCTAAATCGATTCCAATTGGCTTTAGCATTGCGAGCACGCCAATATTAAATAAACTCATGCAACAAGTGTTACCAAGGGGAATGGTTGAAAGCAGTGTTAAAAATGTTTATGGCAATCCAGAGTCGGTTACCCCTGAATTAGTCAGCAGGTATTTTGATCTAACAACCCGAACGGGCAATAGGCAGGCACTAGTCGAGCGGTTACAGCAAATACGTCCAGGTCAGCTAGTACCGCGCATATCTGAGCTAAATCTGTCGACACTGATTATTTGGGGGCAACAGGATAGACTTATTCCGCCTGACATTGCCGATAGATTTCACCGGGATATAATAGGCAGCCAGCTTGTGCGTTTTAATGAACTTGGTCATGTGCCCCAAGAGGAAGATCCACATAGAACAGTTAATGCTTTCAAAGCCTTTTTAACTCAGCAAACACAGGATTGA
- a CDS encoding substrate-binding periplasmic protein, whose protein sequence is MKLIWLILLLTCFNAWADSSTSTPKDIALYTYHYMPPYVINSDTETGLLYDVADFFNRQQSNYHFSVSYIPRKRLNHLLDTQKFDGMMIGVNPLWFKDSDHTTYLWSEPLMRDQDEIISHSNAPIEFNNTEVFYGKSVGGIFGFRYHTIDTLVDNGVMMRIDTSNESQLINMLIKKRFDFAIVSRATTLFYQTLLEQNQQLYFSSRPHDQYIRYIMAPKTLQTEFKAINTLIKKLNKDPEWQQKMLKYQTFLQPIEPTLENK, encoded by the coding sequence TTGAAACTTATTTGGCTAATATTATTGCTTACTTGCTTCAATGCATGGGCCGATTCTTCCACAAGTACACCTAAAGACATCGCTCTTTATACCTATCACTACATGCCGCCTTATGTCATTAATAGTGATACTGAAACAGGTTTACTTTATGATGTTGCAGATTTTTTTAACCGCCAACAGTCAAACTATCATTTCAGCGTATCTTACATTCCTCGAAAACGACTTAACCATTTGCTCGATACACAAAAATTTGACGGCATGATGATCGGCGTCAACCCCCTCTGGTTTAAAGACTCTGATCATACAACTTATTTATGGTCAGAACCTTTAATGCGGGATCAAGATGAAATTATTTCCCATTCAAATGCCCCCATCGAATTTAATAACACAGAGGTTTTTTACGGTAAAAGTGTCGGAGGGATTTTCGGCTTTCGCTATCACACTATAGATACATTAGTGGATAACGGAGTAATGATGCGTATCGATACCTCTAATGAATCACAATTAATTAATATGCTTATCAAAAAACGTTTTGATTTTGCCATTGTCTCTAGAGCAACAACTCTTTTCTACCAAACATTACTCGAACAAAACCAACAACTTTACTTTTCATCTAGGCCACACGACCAATATATTCGCTATATTATGGCCCCAAAAACACTTCAGACTGAATTTAAAGCGATTAATACACTGATTAAAAAGCTTAACAAGGATCCTGAATGGCAACAAAAAATGCTGAAATATCAAACCTTCTTGCAGCCCATTGAGCCTACATTGGAAAATAAATAA